The Schizosaccharomyces pombe strain 972h- genome assembly, chromosome: I genome contains a region encoding:
- the img2 gene encoding mitochondrial 54S ribosomal protein mL49 translates to MRSSLKPVLSNLRFNSTIASESLRFHVSRTPSKNLPVYLDYKQRGTKILTLIRKIHGDSNALRLRLISTLKMSPKDVYVNKLTNQVVLKGNHIVTVREWLQDQGF, encoded by the exons ATGCGATCATCCTTAAAGCCAGTGCTATCAAATTTGAGGTTCAACTCAACAATTGCATCCGAATCACTTCGGTTTCATGTTTCACGTACACCTTCAAAAAATCTCCCAGTCTATCTAGACTACAAACAACGAGGAACGAAAATTCTGACTTTAATTCGTAAAATCCATGGTGATTCTAAT GCTTTGCGGCTCAGGCTCATTTCCACACTTAAAATGTCACCGAAAGATGTTTATGTAAACAAGTTAACAAATCAAGTTGTCCTAAAGGGAAATCACATAGTCACAGTTCGTGAATGGTTACAAGACCAAGGTTTTTAA